From the genome of Cedecea lapagei, one region includes:
- the pgsA gene encoding CDP-diacylglycerol--glycerol-3-phosphate 3-phosphatidyltransferase, whose protein sequence is MRFNIPTLLTLFRVILIPFFVLAFYLPFNWAPFLCAFIFWLAAITDWFDGFLARRWNQSTRFGAFLDPVADKVMVVVALVLVAEHYHAWWVTLPAATMIAREIIISALREWMAEIGKRSRVAVSWIGKTKTMAQMLALIGMLWRPNMWIEYAGIALFFVAAVLTFWSMFQYLAAARGDLLEP, encoded by the coding sequence ATGCGATTCAATATCCCAACACTGCTCACGCTGTTTCGTGTCATCCTTATCCCGTTCTTTGTGCTGGCGTTTTATCTGCCGTTCAATTGGGCCCCGTTCCTGTGCGCATTCATCTTCTGGCTGGCGGCGATTACCGACTGGTTTGACGGTTTCCTGGCGCGCCGCTGGAACCAGAGCACGCGCTTTGGCGCCTTCCTTGACCCGGTTGCTGATAAGGTGATGGTGGTTGTGGCTTTAGTGCTGGTGGCGGAACACTATCACGCCTGGTGGGTAACCCTGCCCGCAGCAACGATGATCGCTCGCGAAATCATTATCTCCGCACTGCGTGAATGGATGGCGGAAATAGGCAAGCGCAGCCGTGTTGCCGTTTCGTGGATTGGTAAAACTAAAACCATGGCGCAAATGCTGGCGCTGATCGGCATGCTGTGGCGCCCGAATATGTGGATCGAGTACGCCGGGATCGCGCTTTTCTTCGTGGCGGCGGTGCTGACTTTCTGGTCAATGTTCCAGTATCTTGCTGCGGCACGCGGTGATTTGCTCGAACCGTGA
- a CDS encoding alpha/beta hydrolase → MSTPVRHYFDVDFRGHRLRADSIFGSKGHVLMIHGGSKDREAGLKYRHLMASLGFGTTAFDCIGHGETGGELSHSSLIGRTEQARAVAEHLGSQLTGCMGVSMGAYNALQLSKSVPLRSLILMVPGVYHPSAYQVNFGPEFSAIIRQPCSWAESDAWQIVADFSGNILIISAAEDRVIPEAIPQRLYDSASGKGKQALLTVADADHNSVWQMLQRNPALYDKTCRLLVECLTEA, encoded by the coding sequence ATGAGTACTCCCGTCCGGCACTATTTTGACGTCGATTTTCGGGGCCACAGGCTCCGTGCTGACAGCATATTCGGCAGCAAAGGCCACGTGCTGATGATCCATGGCGGCTCAAAAGACCGTGAGGCTGGTTTGAAATACCGCCATCTGATGGCGAGTCTGGGCTTTGGCACTACGGCGTTTGATTGTATCGGTCATGGGGAAACGGGCGGTGAGCTATCTCACTCCTCGCTGATCGGCCGTACCGAACAGGCGAGGGCAGTAGCAGAGCATTTAGGTTCTCAGCTCACCGGCTGTATGGGCGTAAGCATGGGAGCTTACAACGCGCTGCAGCTGAGCAAGTCCGTTCCCCTGCGTTCGCTGATCCTGATGGTGCCCGGCGTGTATCACCCTTCGGCGTATCAAGTAAATTTTGGTCCTGAGTTTTCAGCTATCATCCGCCAGCCGTGCAGCTGGGCGGAGAGCGATGCGTGGCAGATCGTTGCTGACTTTAGCGGCAATATCCTGATTATTAGCGCGGCTGAGGATCGCGTGATCCCTGAGGCAATTCCTCAGCGGCTGTATGACTCAGCTTCCGGGAAGGGCAAGCAGGCCTTGCTGACGGTGGCAGATGCCGATCATAACAGCGTCTGGCAAATGCTGCAGCGCAATCCAGCCCTCTACGACAAGACCTGCCGGTTGCTGGTGGAATGTCTGACTGAGGCGTAA
- a CDS encoding UPF0149 family protein produces MTQGPLNEDEIIWLDDVLLKYGTAHSVIDVAELDGLLTAILSGPKVTEPATVLRAVWGGDVEPEWENEEELTRFNILVFQHMNDIAERLAEYPGQFEPLFGTSEVDNREITIVEEWCYGYMRGVSLESWPALPAELQPELDAIALHGLEENETEFENLTPEAFLASIEAIKPAALALYGYWHSQRSGGALH; encoded by the coding sequence ATGACCCAGGGACCGCTGAACGAAGACGAAATTATCTGGCTTGATGATGTGCTGCTGAAGTACGGCACCGCGCATTCGGTCATTGATGTGGCCGAGCTGGACGGATTGCTTACGGCAATCCTTTCCGGGCCCAAAGTGACCGAGCCAGCCACCGTACTGCGGGCGGTATGGGGCGGCGATGTTGAACCCGAATGGGAAAACGAAGAAGAGCTTACCCGTTTCAATATCCTGGTGTTCCAGCATATGAACGACATTGCGGAGCGCCTGGCAGAATACCCGGGGCAGTTTGAGCCGCTGTTTGGCACCAGCGAAGTCGACAACCGTGAAATTACGATTGTTGAAGAGTGGTGTTACGGCTACATGCGCGGAGTCTCACTGGAAAGCTGGCCTGCGCTGCCTGCGGAGCTTCAGCCTGAGCTGGATGCTATTGCGCTGCATGGGCTTGAGGAAAATGAAACGGAGTTTGAAAACCTGACGCCGGAGGCATTTCTGGCGAGCATAGAGGCGATTAAACCGGCTGCTCTTGCG